In a genomic window of Chryseobacterium sp. G0162:
- a CDS encoding prevent-host-death protein, protein MNYKLELNTQEPNSKIVFHNIIFDTFKINIVERYIGAMNFRPKLSNVLFKVRTLDNQLINRKDGNIRVKIKDDNFETYQKLTQALNSYEYKNKLINRQETDQNYVHFILSLVITNYNLN, encoded by the coding sequence ATGAATTATAAGCTCGAGCTCAATACTCAGGAGCCTAACTCTAAAATTGTTTTTCACAACATCATATTTGATACATTCAAAATCAATATTGTTGAAAGATATATCGGGGCAATGAATTTCCGTCCGAAATTATCTAACGTTTTATTTAAAGTAAGAACCTTAGATAATCAACTCATTAACAGGAAAGATGGCAATATAAGAGTGAAAATTAAAGATGACAATTTTGAGACTTATCAGAAATTAACACAGGCATTAAATTCTTACGAATATAAAAACAAGCTGATTAACAGACAGGAAACGGATCAGAATTATGTACATTTTATATTGAGCCTGGTGATTACAAACTATAATCTTAATTAA
- a CDS encoding lactonase family protein, with amino-acid sequence MLVILAGLKLCAQNTYVFFGSFNHDKETEGIYVYELDTLKGKLSKVTSVKGVLNPSFLTLSTDGKYVFACTESKTKNAGSVSSFEFNPEKKSLIFINSQKSGGENPVYLTVHKSGKWLINGNYTEGSASVYPISENGWIQPKVQNFQFSEGSVNPDRQDRAHIHSTVFSPDFKYVFLPDLGADKIRTYKFEADKKEPLTEAEKSFTSTPLGSGPRHFTFHPNGKFGYCIEEMGGAISVYQYDNGKLEPIQRINTHSDQFKNDFESSDIHISPDGRYLYASNRGKENNIAIFSILNDGTLKTVGYQSTKGNHPRTFTIDSTGKFLIVAHPVSGTAVVFKRNSETGLLKKVGRKVKLNGVSTVQIRKY; translated from the coding sequence ATGCTTGTCATTTTAGCAGGCTTAAAATTATGTGCACAAAATACCTATGTATTTTTTGGGTCATTTAATCATGATAAAGAAACCGAAGGAATTTACGTATATGAATTAGATACCCTCAAAGGAAAACTATCAAAAGTAACATCCGTTAAAGGGGTCTTAAATCCATCATTTCTGACATTGTCTACAGATGGGAAATATGTTTTTGCCTGTACGGAGAGTAAAACGAAAAATGCAGGAAGTGTGAGCAGTTTTGAGTTTAATCCAGAGAAAAAATCTCTTATTTTTATCAATAGCCAGAAGAGTGGTGGAGAAAATCCCGTTTATCTTACAGTTCATAAGAGCGGAAAATGGTTGATTAATGGAAATTATACCGAAGGAAGTGCTTCTGTTTATCCCATTTCAGAAAATGGATGGATACAACCGAAAGTTCAGAATTTTCAATTTTCAGAAGGAAGTGTAAATCCGGACAGACAGGATCGGGCTCATATTCATTCAACAGTTTTTTCTCCTGATTTTAAGTATGTATTTTTACCAGATCTGGGAGCCGATAAAATCAGAACCTATAAATTTGAAGCCGATAAAAAAGAACCATTGACAGAAGCTGAAAAATCTTTCACGTCAACCCCTTTAGGGAGTGGACCAAGGCATTTTACTTTTCATCCCAATGGAAAATTTGGCTATTGTATTGAAGAAATGGGTGGTGCCATAAGTGTTTACCAGTATGATAACGGAAAACTGGAACCTATTCAGAGAATCAATACCCATTCCGATCAGTTTAAAAATGACTTTGAAAGTTCAGATATTCATATTTCTCCGGATGGACGCTATCTGTATGCTTCAAACCGAGGAAAGGAAAATAACATAGCCATATTTTCAATTTTGAATGACGGGACATTGAAAACGGTAGGGTATCAATCTACAAAAGGAAATCATCCAAGAACCTTTACGATTGACAGCACTGGAAAGTTTTTAATTGTAGCTCATCCGGTAAGCGGAACTGCCGTTGTCTTTAAGCGGAATTCAGAAACAGGATTACTGAAAAAAGTAGGCAGGAAAGTGAAATTGAACGGAGTTTCTACCGTTCAGATTAGAAAATATTAA
- a CDS encoding DUF488 domain-containing protein — MSEIALKRVYETPSPHDGYRVLVDRLWPRGLTKEEADIDEWNKDLAPSSELRKWFHHDPERWKEFSEKYLKELHENKPGKEFLEQHKGQEKITLVYAAKDEEHCHPLILKSYLESLK; from the coding sequence ATGTCTGAAATTGCATTAAAAAGAGTATATGAAACTCCTTCTCCTCATGATGGCTATCGGGTTCTTGTAGACCGTTTATGGCCTCGTGGACTGACTAAAGAAGAAGCAGATATTGATGAATGGAACAAAGATCTTGCGCCTTCTTCCGAATTGAGAAAATGGTTTCATCATGATCCTGAACGATGGAAAGAATTTTCAGAAAAATATCTGAAAGAGCTCCATGAAAATAAGCCTGGAAAGGAGTTTCTGGAACAGCATAAAGGCCAGGAAAAGATCACATTGGTATATGCCGCAAAAGACGAAGAACATTGTCATCCCCTTATTTTAAAAAGTTATTTAGAAAGCCTGAAGTAA